Proteins encoded by one window of Sphingomonas ginkgonis:
- a CDS encoding penicillin-binding protein 1A, with the protein MAAFTLNRFPDLTGPTRRASDWYHRQWQRGWFKALVIAIALGWALVTATWIFFASGLPSEETLLAYKPPLPTNVRGYDGQPVQTFARERRVELAYDEIPPLIVQAFTSAEDKNFFTHSGIDYPGLVGAVFDYARKKATTGERARGGSTITQQVAKALLQDNSYNVGRKIREAILAFRLESTLSKQQILELYLNQIFLGRNAYGIQAAARAYFNKDVDQLTLPEAAYLAVLPKAPSNYDPDRATQRALNRRNYVLKEMAANGYITEAQWKEAQAQPLDTVRYGSNAVFADQGGYFMEEVRRALIKKFGENAKDGPNSVYGGGLWVRTSMNPAMQTAMAQSLRDGMTRYDGGRGWTDLKLSIDMDRDWRGQLLSAPVGTGYPDWYKAVVLSKEGGAAQIGLPDGSTGSLPASNAVMPKRGVGGAAYGSLRPGMVIIVKRVGGSTFALRSLPEVGGGMLAQEVRTGRVLAMQGGFDVQNSSYNRATQALRQPGSSFKPIVYETALENGLNPASILLDAPLCATQGPGLPDKCFRNFDGSYAGPKTMRWGVEQSRNLMTLRAALQTGMPKVVATAAKLGVGNYQPYLAFSLGAGETTVARLVNAYAILANHGRSVTQTTIDYVQNRDGKVIFRSDNRCAVMDNCNMAEWDGKAMPRPPSRTRQLLDPMAAYQMVHIMEGVIERGTATVLRDLNRPLFGKTGTTSGPTNVWFVGGTPEIVSGTYLGFDQPRSLGGYAQGGRTAAPIFKQWAQIALKDQPAVPFIAPPGIRMVRIDRASGRKVYGTFPVNEDPKSEVIWEAFQPETEPRRTVGTRQEVASAAEAPTRRASAPREARPRRAPAVAVATRPKSDESDFLQKQGGIY; encoded by the coding sequence ATGGCTGCCTTCACCTTGAACCGCTTCCCGGACCTCACCGGTCCGACCCGCCGCGCCAGCGACTGGTACCATCGTCAGTGGCAACGAGGCTGGTTCAAGGCGCTGGTCATCGCGATCGCACTCGGCTGGGCGCTGGTCACCGCGACCTGGATCTTCTTCGCCTCGGGGCTGCCGAGCGAGGAAACCCTGCTCGCCTACAAGCCGCCGCTTCCCACCAACGTGCGCGGCTACGACGGGCAGCCAGTCCAGACCTTCGCGCGCGAGCGTCGGGTGGAGCTCGCCTATGACGAGATCCCGCCGCTGATCGTCCAGGCCTTCACCTCGGCCGAGGACAAGAACTTCTTCACCCATAGCGGGATCGACTATCCCGGACTGGTCGGAGCGGTGTTCGACTATGCGCGCAAGAAGGCGACCACGGGCGAACGGGCACGCGGCGGCTCGACCATCACGCAGCAGGTCGCCAAGGCGCTGCTGCAGGACAACAGCTACAACGTCGGCCGCAAGATCCGCGAGGCGATTCTCGCGTTCCGGCTCGAATCGACGCTCAGCAAGCAGCAGATCCTCGAGCTCTACCTCAACCAGATCTTCCTCGGCCGGAACGCCTATGGGATCCAGGCGGCGGCGCGCGCCTATTTCAACAAGGACGTGGACCAGCTGACCCTGCCCGAGGCCGCCTATCTCGCCGTGCTGCCTAAGGCCCCCAGCAACTACGACCCCGATCGTGCCACTCAACGGGCGCTGAACCGGCGCAACTATGTGCTGAAGGAGATGGCGGCGAACGGCTACATCACCGAAGCACAGTGGAAGGAGGCGCAGGCGCAGCCGCTCGACACCGTCCGGTACGGCAGCAATGCCGTGTTCGCCGACCAGGGCGGCTACTTCATGGAAGAGGTGCGGCGCGCCCTAATCAAGAAGTTCGGCGAGAATGCGAAGGACGGACCGAACAGCGTCTACGGCGGCGGCCTGTGGGTGCGCACCTCGATGAACCCGGCGATGCAGACCGCGATGGCGCAATCGCTGCGCGACGGCATGACTCGCTACGACGGTGGGCGCGGTTGGACCGATCTCAAGCTCAGCATCGACATGGACCGCGACTGGCGCGGGCAGCTGCTCTCGGCGCCGGTCGGCACCGGCTATCCCGACTGGTACAAGGCGGTGGTGCTGAGCAAGGAAGGCGGCGCGGCACAGATCGGGCTTCCCGACGGCTCGACCGGATCGCTCCCGGCCAGCAACGCGGTCATGCCGAAACGCGGGGTCGGCGGCGCGGCCTACGGCTCCCTGCGTCCGGGCATGGTGATCATCGTCAAGCGGGTCGGCGGTTCGACCTTCGCGCTGCGCTCGCTGCCCGAAGTGGGCGGCGGAATGCTCGCGCAGGAGGTCCGCACCGGCCGCGTGCTCGCCATGCAGGGCGGCTTCGACGTCCAGAACAGCAGCTACAACCGCGCGACCCAGGCGCTCCGCCAGCCGGGTTCCTCGTTCAAGCCGATCGTCTACGAGACGGCGCTGGAGAACGGGCTCAATCCGGCCAGCATCCTCCTCGACGCGCCGCTCTGCGCGACCCAGGGTCCGGGTCTGCCCGACAAATGTTTCCGTAACTTCGATGGCAGCTATGCCGGACCCAAGACGATGCGCTGGGGTGTCGAACAGTCGCGCAACCTGATGACCCTGCGCGCTGCGCTTCAGACCGGCATGCCCAAGGTCGTCGCGACCGCCGCCAAACTCGGGGTCGGCAACTACCAGCCTTATCTCGCCTTCTCGCTCGGCGCCGGCGAGACCACCGTGGCCCGGCTGGTCAACGCCTACGCGATCCTCGCCAACCATGGCCGGTCGGTGACCCAGACCACCATCGATTATGTCCAGAACCGCGACGGCAAGGTCATCTTCCGCAGCGACAATCGCTGCGCGGTGATGGACAATTGCAACATGGCGGAATGGGACGGCAAGGCGATGCCGCGGCCGCCCTCGCGCACCCGGCAGCTGCTCGACCCGATGGCCGCCTATCAGATGGTGCACATCATGGAGGGCGTGATCGAGCGCGGCACCGCGACCGTCCTGCGCGATCTGAACCGGCCGCTGTTCGGCAAGACGGGCACGACTTCCGGCCCGACCAACGTTTGGTTCGTCGGCGGCACGCCGGAGATCGTCAGCGGCACCTATCTCGGCTTCGACCAGCCCCGCTCACTCGGCGGCTATGCGCAGGGCGGACGGACTGCCGCGCCGATCTTCAAGCAGTGGGCGCAGATCGCGCTCAAGGACCAGCCGGCCGTGCCCTTCATTGCTCCGCCCGGTATCCGGATGGTGCGGATCGACCGCGCCAGCGGGCGCAAGGTCTACGGCACGTTCCCGGTCAACGAGGATCCCAAGAGCGAAGTCATCTGGGAGGCTTTCCAGCCCGAGACCGAGCCGCGGCGGACGGTCGGAACGAGGCAGGAGGTCGCGTCGGCCGCCGAGGCTCCGACCCGGCGCGCGTCGGCGCCGCGGGAGGCCCGGCCGCGCCGTGCACCGGCGGTCGCGGTCGCGACCAGGCCCAAGTCGGACGAGAGCGACTTCTTGCAAAAGCAGGGCGGGATTTACTAG
- a CDS encoding N-acetylmuramoyl-L-alanine amidase family protein, whose protein sequence is MTERLRHRGWWVAGGIAAAALVVSLALSGSARSSAAGAHAAAAEGEARQGSLTLALAPAVSGVAVIQARVAGRPLVVVDAGHGGHDPGATSVSGSLREKQVTLALAEAVRDRLARNGRVRIALTRSADDTLTLDERASIARRLGAGLFLSIHADSAPNPLARGATVYSLSDVASDADAARFAAHQNAGEPVSTEADGSVRALLAGLAVHDEMEDSADFASRLVRRAAASSVALRPDPHRFASFRVLRSARAPAVLFEAGYLSNVDDEKMLASPEGRERIAAALAETIEAELARQSVASR, encoded by the coding sequence GTGACGGAACGGTTGAGACATCGCGGTTGGTGGGTTGCCGGCGGCATCGCCGCGGCCGCGCTCGTCGTCAGTCTAGCCCTGTCCGGCAGTGCGCGGTCGAGCGCGGCGGGGGCTCACGCCGCGGCGGCCGAAGGCGAAGCGCGGCAAGGATCGCTGACCCTCGCGCTTGCGCCCGCCGTGTCCGGCGTCGCCGTGATCCAGGCCCGGGTTGCCGGCCGACCCCTGGTCGTCGTCGACGCGGGTCACGGCGGGCACGACCCGGGCGCAACCTCGGTTTCCGGCAGCCTCCGCGAGAAGCAGGTCACGCTGGCGCTCGCCGAGGCCGTGCGCGATCGGCTCGCGCGCAACGGGCGGGTGCGGATCGCCCTGACCCGCAGCGCGGACGACACGCTGACGCTGGACGAGCGCGCGTCGATCGCTCGGCGGCTTGGGGCCGGGCTGTTCCTCTCCATTCACGCCGACAGCGCGCCCAACCCGCTGGCACGTGGCGCCACCGTCTATTCGCTGTCTGACGTGGCCTCGGATGCCGATGCCGCACGCTTCGCCGCCCACCAGAACGCCGGCGAGCCGGTGTCGACCGAGGCGGATGGGTCGGTCCGCGCGCTGCTTGCCGGGCTCGCCGTCCATGATGAGATGGAGGACAGCGCCGACTTTGCTTCTCGGCTGGTCCGCCGTGCCGCCGCCTCGAGCGTCGCGCTCCGCCCGGATCCCCACCGCTTCGCCTCGTTCCGGGTGTTGCGCAGCGCGCGGGCACCGGCAGTGCTGTTCGAGGCCGGGTACCTCAGCAACGTCGACGACGAGAAGATGCTTGCCTCGCCGGAAGGACGGGAGCGGATCGCCGCCGCACTGGCCGAGACGATCGAGGCCGAGCTCGCCCGCCAGTCCGTCGCAAGCCGTTAG
- a CDS encoding Rne/Rng family ribonuclease, which yields MTMRMLIDARHPEETRVAVAKGNRIEEFDFESEEHKQLKGNIYLAKVTRVEPSLQAAFIEYGGNRHGFLAFSEIHPDYYQIPKADREALLREEAEHAAEEERLRAAADDYEPIDGHHDDDGLDDRPEEPGDELEGDDDAAERPSEVGTGSSRSPVDESAADELRKKRQALRRRYKIQDVIQRRQVLLVQVVKEERGNKGAALTTYLSLAGRYCVLMPNTSHGGGISRKISNGADRKRLKSIMADLQLPQSMGLIVRTAGLQRTKTEIKRDFDYLARLWDEIRENTLKSSAPALIYRDSDLIKRAIRDLYHREIDEVLVEGEDGYRAARGFMKLLMPSHVKRVQLHAEPTPIFQRYGVEDQLNAMYQPLVQLKSGGYLVINPTEALVSIDINSGRSTREHNIEQTAFATNLEAANEIARQLRLRDMAGLVVIDFIDMEQNSHVRKVEKAMKEALKNDRARIQIGRISSFGLMEMSRQRLRTGVLEASTKACPHCEGTGLMRTASSAGLSALRIIEDEAARGRGERICLRAGREAAIYVLNKKRAELADIEARYGVTVEVLVDETFEGARMTVDSSGPRPVAPRPMPAPVAILDDEDEPAVDEVDVIEDDEELESADDGDREERGDDGERNGRRRRRRRRGGRGRHRHEEGDQFAAAAMDQESGNSIEAEALQADMDEADAAEPTDAEAGDLEGEERKRRSRRGRRGGRRRREELPGEFQAAETSGDEQQPETADEQREAPPAPDEAPMKEPVPSEDPSPDTVEAPVEEKPKARRRPRARKVAETAAEPAADTADQPTAAPAVTEAEAPVAAEAEAEAPAKPKRRSRAKKSADPVTAPADEAAVADAGSVAAQPAEAEPAVAAAPPPVVGEPMVEAADGPIADGIAETDAGEAPAADNDSSEAASPRRGWWQRTFG from the coding sequence ATGACAATGCGCATGCTGATCGACGCGCGCCACCCGGAGGAAACCCGGGTCGCCGTCGCCAAGGGGAACCGGATCGAGGAGTTTGACTTCGAGTCTGAGGAGCACAAGCAGCTCAAGGGGAATATCTATCTCGCCAAGGTGACCCGCGTTGAACCGTCGCTCCAGGCGGCGTTCATCGAATATGGGGGCAACCGCCACGGCTTTCTCGCCTTCAGCGAGATCCACCCGGACTATTACCAGATCCCGAAGGCGGATCGCGAAGCGCTGCTTCGCGAAGAGGCCGAGCATGCCGCCGAGGAAGAGCGGTTGCGTGCCGCCGCCGACGACTATGAGCCGATTGACGGTCACCACGACGACGACGGCCTCGACGACCGCCCGGAGGAACCCGGCGATGAGCTCGAGGGGGACGACGATGCGGCCGAGCGGCCGAGCGAGGTCGGCACCGGATCGTCCCGCTCGCCGGTGGACGAGAGCGCCGCGGACGAGCTCCGCAAGAAGCGTCAGGCACTGCGCCGCCGCTACAAGATCCAGGACGTTATCCAGCGCCGTCAGGTGCTGCTGGTCCAGGTCGTCAAGGAAGAGCGCGGCAACAAGGGCGCGGCGCTGACCACCTACTTGAGCCTCGCCGGCCGCTATTGCGTGCTGATGCCCAACACGTCGCACGGCGGCGGGATCAGCCGGAAGATTTCCAACGGCGCGGATCGCAAGCGGCTCAAGTCGATCATGGCCGACCTGCAGTTGCCGCAGTCGATGGGGCTGATCGTGCGCACCGCCGGCCTCCAGCGGACCAAGACCGAGATCAAGCGCGACTTCGACTATCTCGCCCGTCTCTGGGACGAGATCCGCGAGAACACGCTGAAGTCGAGCGCACCGGCCCTCATCTACCGCGACAGCGACCTCATCAAGCGCGCCATCCGCGACCTCTATCACCGTGAGATCGACGAGGTGCTGGTCGAGGGCGAGGACGGCTATCGCGCGGCGCGCGGCTTCATGAAGCTGCTGATGCCGAGCCATGTGAAGCGCGTCCAGCTCCACGCCGAACCGACCCCGATCTTCCAGCGCTACGGGGTCGAGGACCAGCTCAACGCCATGTACCAGCCGCTGGTGCAGCTGAAGTCGGGCGGCTACCTCGTCATCAACCCGACCGAGGCGCTGGTCTCGATCGATATCAACTCGGGCCGCTCGACCCGCGAGCACAATATCGAGCAGACCGCCTTCGCCACCAACCTCGAGGCGGCGAACGAGATCGCTCGCCAGCTTCGCCTGCGCGACATGGCCGGACTTGTCGTCATCGACTTCATCGACATGGAACAGAACAGCCATGTCCGGAAGGTCGAGAAGGCGATGAAGGAAGCGCTGAAGAACGATCGGGCGCGCATCCAGATTGGCCGCATTTCCAGCTTCGGACTGATGGAGATGAGCCGCCAGCGGCTCCGCACCGGCGTTCTCGAGGCGTCGACCAAGGCCTGCCCGCACTGCGAGGGTACCGGTCTGATGCGCACCGCCTCGTCGGCGGGGCTGAGCGCGCTCAGGATCATCGAGGACGAAGCCGCCCGCGGCCGCGGCGAGCGGATCTGCCTGCGTGCGGGCCGCGAGGCCGCGATCTACGTGCTCAACAAGAAGCGCGCCGAGCTGGCCGACATCGAGGCGCGCTACGGCGTTACGGTTGAAGTGCTGGTCGACGAGACCTTCGAAGGCGCCCGCATGACCGTCGACAGCTCGGGCCCGCGCCCGGTTGCGCCACGACCGATGCCGGCTCCCGTCGCCATCCTGGATGACGAGGACGAGCCGGCGGTCGACGAGGTCGATGTCATCGAGGATGACGAGGAGCTCGAGTCCGCCGACGACGGCGATCGCGAGGAGCGCGGCGACGATGGCGAGCGCAACGGGCGTCGGCGTCGCCGACGGCGACGCGGCGGTCGCGGCCGCCACCGCCACGAGGAAGGCGACCAGTTCGCCGCCGCAGCGATGGATCAGGAGAGCGGCAACTCGATCGAGGCCGAAGCGCTCCAGGCCGACATGGACGAGGCGGATGCCGCCGAACCCACCGACGCCGAAGCCGGCGACCTCGAGGGGGAGGAGCGGAAGCGGCGGTCTAGAAGGGGTCGCCGTGGCGGTCGCCGTCGGCGCGAGGAGCTGCCGGGCGAGTTCCAGGCGGCCGAGACGTCGGGCGACGAGCAGCAGCCCGAGACGGCGGACGAGCAGCGCGAGGCTCCGCCGGCACCCGACGAGGCGCCGATGAAGGAGCCGGTTCCGTCCGAGGACCCATCGCCCGACACGGTCGAGGCGCCCGTCGAGGAGAAGCCCAAGGCCCGCCGCCGCCCGCGCGCCCGCAAGGTCGCCGAAACGGCCGCCGAGCCGGCCGCCGACACGGCGGACCAGCCGACCGCGGCGCCGGCCGTGACCGAGGCGGAAGCCCCGGTTGCGGCGGAAGCAGAAGCGGAAGCACCGGCCAAGCCGAAGCGCCGCTCGCGCGCCAAGAAGTCGGCTGACCCGGTTACCGCCCCGGCCGACGAGGCCGCGGTTGCTGACGCCGGGTCCGTCGCCGCCCAGCCCGCCGAAGCGGAACCCGCCGTCGCGGCGGCCCCGCCGCCGGTGGTGGGCGAGCCGATGGTCGAGGCCGCGGACGGCCCGATCGCCGACGGCATCGCCGAAACCGATGCCGGGGAAGCCCCGGCGGCCGACAACGACAGCAGCGAGGCCGCGTCGCCGCGGCGCGGCTGGTGGCAGCGAACCTTCGGCTGA
- a CDS encoding M48 family metalloprotease codes for MTRHPLLSRAALGLALLFAAAQPAAAQSILRDSETEALFADATKPLVQAAGLNPRNVNVALINDPEINAFVATGQTVYIQTGLLEAADNANQLQGVIAHELGHVTAGDSIRAGEGMKQATGISILSLVLGAAAMAAGGGEAAMGVMAAGQQAALGNLLAFTRVQETSADLAGSRFLSGAGISGKGSIAFFKKLQNQEYRLAIPQDDAYARTHPLSSDRIQTLQAIYQKDPAWNRSTDPVLEARFQRVKAKLIGYLDPQRATQLYPETDQSVPAHYARAYAYHQGAYLDKAVAEADALLRTAPNDPYFNELKGQILLESGKPKEALEPLRLAVRNAPDKPMIAVMLGHALVETNDAKNMTEAKSVLKAAVNRDNDNPFAWYQMGVIYEHEGDEARASLATAERSNLEGDAKLALTSARRAMAGLPQGTPDYLRAQDIAMVSESAAKKGKKGR; via the coding sequence ATGACGCGACATCCCCTGCTTTCCCGGGCCGCTCTCGGGCTCGCGCTCCTGTTCGCCGCGGCCCAGCCGGCGGCGGCCCAGAGCATCCTTCGCGACAGCGAGACCGAGGCGCTGTTCGCCGACGCGACCAAGCCGCTGGTCCAGGCCGCGGGGCTCAACCCCCGCAACGTCAACGTCGCGCTGATCAACGATCCCGAGATCAACGCCTTCGTCGCGACCGGCCAGACCGTCTACATCCAGACCGGCCTGCTCGAGGCCGCCGACAATGCCAACCAGCTGCAGGGCGTCATCGCGCACGAGCTGGGCCACGTCACCGCCGGCGACTCGATCCGCGCCGGCGAGGGCATGAAGCAGGCGACCGGGATCTCGATCCTCAGCCTCGTGCTCGGCGCCGCGGCAATGGCCGCGGGCGGCGGCGAGGCGGCGATGGGCGTCATGGCCGCCGGCCAGCAGGCCGCGCTCGGCAACCTCCTCGCCTTCACCCGGGTCCAGGAGACCAGCGCCGACCTCGCCGGCTCGCGCTTCCTGTCGGGCGCCGGGATCAGCGGCAAGGGCAGCATCGCCTTCTTCAAGAAGCTGCAGAACCAGGAATATCGCCTCGCCATCCCGCAGGACGACGCCTACGCGCGGACCCACCCGCTCTCGAGCGACCGGATCCAGACGCTGCAGGCGATCTACCAGAAGGACCCGGCTTGGAACCGGTCGACCGACCCCGTGCTCGAGGCGCGCTTCCAGCGGGTCAAGGCCAAGCTGATCGGCTATCTCGATCCGCAGCGCGCGACCCAGCTCTATCCCGAGACCGACCAGAGCGTCCCGGCGCACTACGCGCGGGCCTATGCCTATCACCAGGGCGCCTATCTCGACAAAGCGGTGGCGGAGGCCGACGCGTTGCTCCGGACCGCGCCCAACGATCCCTATTTCAACGAGCTGAAGGGCCAGATCCTGCTCGAGAGCGGCAAGCCAAAGGAGGCGCTCGAGCCGCTCCGGCTGGCAGTGCGCAATGCGCCCGACAAGCCGATGATCGCGGTGATGCTCGGCCATGCGCTGGTCGAGACCAACGACGCCAAGAACATGACCGAGGCCAAGTCGGTGCTGAAGGCGGCGGTCAACCGCGACAACGACAACCCGTTCGCCTGGTACCAAATGGGCGTGATCTACGAGCATGAGGGCGACGAGGCGCGCGCCTCGCTGGCGACGGCCGAGCGCTCCAACCTCGAGGGCGACGCCAAGCTGGCGCTCACCAGCGCGCGGCGGGCCATGGCCGGCCTGCCGCAGGGCACGCCCGACTATTTGCGCGCGCAGGACATCGCTATGGTCAGCGAAAGCGCGGCCAAGAAGGGCAAGAAGGGACGTTAG
- a CDS encoding DsbA family protein produces MANDGGKLWGAAIGGGIAGALLTAGAGLLALQSGAGDRLVRSALLRHPDMLVETADALRDRQYAPVLAAQRAAVETPFGSSWQGAAKPEVTLVEFYDYACTYCRASLPAIAQLLKEDKGLRVVYRELPILGPQSVEASRVALAASQAGRFKQFHDAMYNAGRPAPETIAVAAKAAGVPATANQDPAHEAELRKNFQLAGQLGATGTPLFIVGDRVMNGAVGYEVLKKAIGDARAGRS; encoded by the coding sequence GTGGCGAACGACGGGGGGAAATTGTGGGGCGCGGCGATCGGTGGCGGCATTGCCGGCGCGCTGCTGACGGCGGGCGCGGGTCTGCTGGCATTGCAGAGTGGCGCGGGCGACCGGCTGGTCCGAAGCGCGCTGCTGCGCCATCCCGACATGCTGGTGGAAACGGCGGACGCGCTGCGCGACCGGCAATATGCCCCGGTGCTCGCGGCCCAGCGCGCGGCGGTGGAGACCCCGTTCGGCTCATCCTGGCAGGGCGCGGCCAAGCCCGAGGTCACGCTGGTCGAGTTCTACGATTATGCCTGCACCTACTGCCGGGCCAGCCTGCCGGCGATCGCGCAGCTGCTGAAGGAGGACAAGGGCCTGCGGGTCGTCTACCGCGAGCTGCCGATCCTCGGACCGCAGAGCGTCGAGGCGTCGCGCGTGGCACTCGCCGCCAGCCAGGCCGGCCGCTTCAAGCAGTTCCACGACGCCATGTACAATGCGGGGCGCCCTGCGCCCGAGACCATTGCGGTCGCGGCCAAGGCCGCCGGCGTTCCGGCGACGGCGAACCAGGATCCCGCCCACGAGGCGGAGCTCAGGAAGAACTTCCAATTGGCCGGGCAGCTCGGCGCCACCGGAACCCCGCTGTTCATCGTCGGCGACCGGGTGATGAACGGCGCCGTCGGCTATGAGGTGCTGAAGAAGGCCATCGGGGACGCCCGCGCCGGCCGGAGCTGA
- a CDS encoding RlmE family RNA methyltransferase: MTRLRSAKGRKVSSTRWLERQLNDPYVKRAKAEGYRSRAAYKLIELDEKFGLLRGVRAAIDLGIAPGGWSQVVRKKAPAAKVAGIDLLPTDPIDGVAILQMDFMADEAPERLREALDGLPVDLVLSDMAANTVGHPQTDHLRTMALVETGLEFAREVLRPGGAYVAKVLAGGTDNQLLAELKRHFATVRHAKPPASRKDSSERYVVAQGFKGRAEADGD, from the coding sequence GTGACTCGCCTCCGGTCCGCCAAGGGGCGTAAGGTCAGCTCGACCCGCTGGCTCGAGCGGCAGCTCAACGACCCTTATGTCAAGCGCGCCAAGGCCGAGGGCTACCGCAGCCGCGCCGCCTACAAGCTGATCGAGCTCGACGAGAAGTTCGGGCTGCTGCGCGGGGTGCGCGCCGCGATCGACCTCGGGATTGCGCCCGGCGGGTGGAGCCAGGTGGTGCGCAAGAAGGCGCCCGCCGCGAAGGTCGCCGGGATCGACTTGCTGCCGACCGACCCGATCGACGGGGTCGCCATCCTGCAGATGGACTTCATGGCTGACGAGGCGCCGGAGCGGCTCCGCGAGGCGCTTGACGGCCTGCCGGTCGACCTCGTCCTGTCCGACATGGCCGCCAACACTGTCGGCCATCCGCAGACCGATCACCTGCGCACCATGGCGCTGGTCGAGACGGGTCTGGAGTTCGCCCGCGAGGTGCTGCGCCCGGGCGGCGCCTATGTCGCCAAGGTGCTCGCCGGCGGGACCGACAACCAGCTGCTGGCCGAGCTCAAGCGTCACTTCGCCACCGTCCGCCATGCCAAGCCGCCCGCCAGCCGCAAGGACTCGAGCGAACGGTATGTCGTGGCGCAGGGCTTCAAGGGCCGCGCGGAGGCGGACGGCGACTGA
- a CDS encoding Ppx/GppA phosphatase family protein, giving the protein MQIEIGLNVAQQNAASAPPASAQTERAADARWPAGRRENRHGVYAAIDLGTNNCRLLVARPSDGGFTVVDAFSRIVRLGEGLAQTGRLSQEAMDRAVIALGVCSDKLKRRKVTLARSVATEACRRAENGGEFIDRVREETGIALEIIPPAEEARLAVLGCHKLLDPGDGPALIFDIGGGSTELVLVEPGDPTPRIKAWWSAPWGVVSLTESEGREAIEGPDRLSAYSRMRERAKRAFAQFAEVLPRDADDIRLLGTSGTVTTLASVHLALPSYDRRAIDGLQVPCHAMREISTTIAAMDLSQRASLPCIGHERADLVVAGCAILEAILDIWPAERLGVADRGIREGILRSMMARDGFVL; this is encoded by the coding sequence GTGCAGATCGAGATTGGGCTCAACGTGGCGCAGCAGAATGCCGCCAGTGCGCCTCCCGCTTCCGCCCAGACGGAACGGGCGGCCGACGCCAGATGGCCCGCCGGGCGGCGGGAGAACCGCCACGGCGTCTATGCCGCCATCGATCTCGGCACCAACAACTGCCGCCTGCTGGTGGCGCGTCCGAGCGACGGCGGCTTCACCGTGGTCGACGCCTTCTCGCGCATCGTCCGACTGGGCGAGGGACTGGCCCAGACCGGGCGGCTCAGCCAGGAGGCGATGGACCGCGCAGTAATCGCGCTGGGGGTCTGCTCGGACAAGCTCAAGCGGCGCAAGGTGACGCTCGCCCGCTCGGTCGCGACCGAGGCCTGTCGCCGCGCCGAGAACGGCGGCGAGTTCATCGACCGGGTCCGCGAGGAGACCGGGATCGCGCTGGAGATCATCCCGCCGGCGGAAGAGGCGCGGCTCGCGGTGCTCGGCTGCCACAAGCTGCTGGACCCTGGCGACGGCCCGGCGCTGATCTTCGACATCGGCGGCGGCTCGACCGAGCTGGTGCTGGTCGAGCCGGGCGACCCGACGCCGCGGATCAAGGCTTGGTGGAGCGCGCCGTGGGGCGTCGTCTCCCTGACCGAAAGCGAAGGCCGCGAGGCGATCGAGGGGCCCGACCGGCTGTCCGCCTACAGCCGCATGCGCGAGCGGGCCAAGCGCGCCTTCGCCCAGTTCGCAGAGGTGCTTCCGCGCGACGCGGACGACATCCGCCTGCTCGGCACCAGCGGCACCGTCACCACGCTCGCCAGCGTCCACCTCGCGCTGCCCAGCTACGACCGCCGGGCGATCGACGGGCTCCAGGTGCCGTGCCACGCGATGCGCGAGATCAGCACCACCATCGCCGCGATGGACTTGTCGCAGCGCGCCAGCCTGCCCTGCATCGGCCACGAGCGCGCCGACCTGGTGGTGGCCGGCTGCGCCATTCTCGAAGCGATCCTCGACATCTGGCCGGCCGAGCGTCTGGGCGTCGCCGATCGCGGCATCCGCGAGGGGATCCTGCGCAGCATGATGGCCCGCGACGGCTTCGTCCTGTGA
- a CDS encoding glutathione S-transferase family protein yields the protein MQVIGSFVSPYVRKVLVALELKGLDYAVDPITPFFGNAAFERLSPLRRIPVLIDDDGTVVNDSSAILAYLDETRPEPPLLPTSPAERARARWLEEYADTRLGDLLVWGLFYQRMVRPRVWNEEADEARVRRVLDEELPRELDYLERELPAGGFLFGERLSSADVALASFFRNAHYVDVAIDARRWPIAAAFVDRVLATPPFARLHRLELIQLSASISGRRQALLDAGARLVEPSLGTREPRRGVMPL from the coding sequence ATGCAGGTCATCGGCAGCTTCGTCAGTCCCTATGTCCGCAAGGTGCTCGTCGCGCTCGAGCTCAAGGGGCTCGACTATGCGGTCGACCCGATCACCCCCTTCTTCGGCAACGCGGCGTTCGAGCGGCTGAGCCCGCTGCGCCGGATCCCGGTCCTGATCGACGACGACGGCACGGTCGTGAACGACAGCAGCGCGATCCTCGCCTACCTCGACGAGACGCGGCCCGAGCCGCCGCTGCTGCCGACATCTCCAGCCGAGCGCGCGCGGGCCCGCTGGCTGGAGGAATATGCCGATACGCGGCTCGGCGACCTGCTGGTCTGGGGCCTGTTCTACCAGCGGATGGTGCGGCCCCGCGTGTGGAACGAGGAAGCCGACGAGGCGCGCGTCCGCCGCGTGCTCGACGAGGAACTGCCGCGCGAGCTCGACTATCTCGAGCGCGAGTTGCCGGCCGGCGGGTTCCTGTTCGGCGAGCGCCTGTCGAGCGCCGACGTCGCGCTCGCCAGCTTCTTCCGCAACGCGCACTATGTGGACGTGGCGATCGATGCGCGGCGCTGGCCGATTGCGGCGGCGTTCGTCGACCGCGTGCTCGCCACTCCGCCCTTCGCCAGGCTCCACCGCCTCGAGCTGATCCAGCTGAGCGCCTCGATCAGCGGGCGGCGGCAGGCGCTGCTCGATGCCGGTGCCCGGCTGGTCGAGCCGAGCCTCGGCACCCGCGAGCCGCGGCGCGGGGTCATGCCGCTGTAG